In one window of Henckelia pumila isolate YLH828 chromosome 1, ASM3356847v2, whole genome shotgun sequence DNA:
- the LOC140862146 gene encoding vesicle-associated membrane protein 724-like yields MGQESFVYSSVARGTVVLAEYSAITGNFAAVAEQCLQKLPSSSNKFIYQYDQHTFNYLVADGYAYCVVAKESVRQQISIALLERIRSDFIRKYSAGKADTAVAKSLSKEFGPLMKEQMKYVTEHVEEIDKLSKVQAQVTQVQNIMRENIDKTIQRGEAIDDLSNKAEDLRDNAKEFKIRGEQIKRKMWYQNMKIKLVVLGILILLALIIWLSICRGFNCSK; encoded by the exons ATGGGTCAAGAATCGTTTGTATACAGCTCCGTGGCACGCGGCACGGTGGTATTGGCCGAGTACTCCGCGATCACCGGGAACTTCGCGGCGGTGGCGGAGCAGTGCTTGCAGAAGTTGCCTTCTTCAAGCAACAAATTCATTTACCAATATGATCAGCATACGTTTAACTACCTAGTTGCAGATGGCTATG CTTATTGCGTCGTTGCCAAAGAATCCGTTCGACAACAGATCTCAATCGCTCTTCTGGAACGCATAAGATCCGATTTCATTAGGAAATATAGTGCTGGTAAAGCAGATACTGCGGTTGCCAAAAGCCTCAGCAAAGAATTCGG GCCACTTATGAAAGAGCAAATGAAATATGTAACTGAACATGTAGAAGAGATTGACAAACTTTCAAAAGTACAGGCTCAAGTTACACAAGTCCAAAATATTATGAGGGAGAATATAGACAAG ACTATCCAAAGAGGAGAAGCAATAGATGATCTTAGCAACAAGGCAGAAGATTTGCGCGATAAC GCTAAAGAATTCAAGATAAGAGGGGAGCAGATCAAACGAAAGATGTGGTATCAGAATATGAAGATTAAGTTAGTTGTCTTAGGAATCCTTATCCTCTTAGCCCTCATAATCTGGCTTTCGATTTGTCGTGGTTTTAACTGCTCGAAGTAG